A portion of the Brevundimonas pondensis genome contains these proteins:
- a CDS encoding ATP-binding protein, with the protein MVGDGIKGLDGQAPGEAAQALTAILQTHYLRYMIIVSWAVGVVATVGLVHGLTWFAATLAAGALRGEVEKRVSHQVGAGWGMVFPVVATVTTAVWAVAPLMAWFSAAQFGHELAIALLMSGYVLVFAQLRSSPRQAIMISSPYGLAAAIIAVSLFGGPLFWPFVTLVPFTAASLFVLVTMTMLREDRIRAFQEHQAHLIEELEAARDKADAANEAKSSFLGVISHELRTPMNGVLGAAQLLSATRLEGVQREYLSIIRNSGDNLLSLLNDILDMTKIEAGKMSFDVVDVQLDDLHRRILGPFEAQAEAKGLTLISTFEGELPAVVRGDPLRVCQVVQNLLSNAVKFTDQGEIRYTVRGRRISDRRVGFEFTVTDSGSGISREDLDRLFQPFTQVDNSSTRKFGGTGLGLTIARRMAHIMGGDITVTSRLGQGSTFTLTIEGEVVEWNRVEMAEVIDAEVDGGDCLTVLIVEDHPVNRMILEAWMGSAGHRTSTAENGEVAVELARSQRFDLIIMDVNMPVMDGLTATRLIRESRGVNLETPIVVLSASARNEDHEAGMAAGADAYLNKPIDFRRLASLMGQVPGGRGALHQAAVEAEVPAAAA; encoded by the coding sequence ATGGTGGGGGATGGGATCAAGGGACTGGACGGGCAGGCGCCCGGCGAGGCCGCTCAGGCGCTGACCGCGATTCTGCAGACCCATTACCTGCGCTATATGATCATCGTCAGCTGGGCGGTGGGCGTCGTGGCGACGGTCGGTCTGGTGCATGGTCTGACCTGGTTCGCCGCCACCCTGGCCGCCGGCGCATTGCGCGGCGAGGTGGAGAAGCGCGTCAGCCATCAGGTCGGAGCGGGCTGGGGCATGGTCTTCCCCGTTGTGGCCACCGTGACCACGGCCGTATGGGCCGTCGCACCGTTGATGGCCTGGTTCTCGGCCGCCCAGTTCGGGCATGAACTGGCCATCGCCTTGTTGATGTCAGGCTATGTCCTGGTTTTTGCTCAGCTGCGCAGTTCACCGCGTCAGGCCATCATGATCTCGTCGCCCTATGGTCTGGCTGCTGCGATCATTGCTGTAAGCCTGTTCGGCGGACCCCTGTTCTGGCCTTTTGTGACCCTGGTGCCGTTCACCGCGGCCAGCCTGTTTGTCCTGGTGACCATGACCATGCTGCGCGAGGATCGTATCCGCGCCTTCCAGGAGCACCAGGCCCATTTGATCGAGGAACTGGAGGCGGCTCGCGACAAGGCGGATGCGGCCAACGAAGCCAAGTCCAGCTTCCTGGGCGTGATCTCTCACGAATTGCGCACCCCGATGAATGGAGTGCTCGGGGCGGCGCAACTTCTGAGCGCGACACGTCTGGAGGGCGTTCAACGCGAATATCTGTCGATCATTCGCAATTCGGGCGACAACCTGTTGAGTTTGCTCAACGACATACTCGACATGACCAAGATCGAAGCGGGCAAGATGAGCTTCGATGTCGTGGACGTGCAATTGGACGACCTGCACCGGCGCATCCTTGGCCCGTTCGAGGCCCAGGCTGAAGCCAAGGGGCTGACGCTGATCTCGACGTTCGAGGGAGAGCTTCCCGCCGTGGTGCGGGGAGATCCGTTGCGGGTCTGTCAGGTCGTGCAGAATTTGCTGTCGAACGCCGTCAAGTTCACCGATCAGGGCGAGATCCGTTATACGGTGCGCGGACGTCGGATTTCGGACCGCCGTGTCGGTTTCGAATTCACGGTCACAGACAGCGGTTCCGGCATCTCACGCGAGGACCTGGATCGATTGTTCCAGCCTTTCACGCAGGTCGACAACTCTTCGACACGCAAGTTCGGCGGAACGGGCCTGGGCCTGACCATAGCGCGGCGCATGGCGCATATCATGGGCGGCGACATCACCGTGACTTCAAGATTGGGGCAGGGCTCGACCTTCACTCTCACGATCGAGGGCGAAGTGGTTGAATGGAATCGTGTCGAGATGGCGGAAGTCATCGACGCCGAGGTGGACGGCGGCGATTGTCTGACGGTGCTGATTGTCGAGGATCACCCGGTCAATCGCATGATCCTTGAAGCCTGGATGGGGTCGGCCGGCCATCGCACCAGCACTGCGGAGAATGGCGAGGTTGCCGTTGAACTGGCGCGCAGTCAGAGATTTGACCTCATCATCATGGACGTGAACATGCCCGTGATGGACGGACTGACGGCGACACGTCTGATCCGGGAGAGCCGCGGGGTGAATCTGGAGACGCCGATCGTCGTCTTGTCGGCTTCCGCCCGAAACGAAGACCATGAGGCCGGGATGGCGGCGGGCGCGGACGCCTATCTGAACAAGCCTATCGATTTCCGCCGTCTGGCCAGCCTGATGGGGCAGGTTCCCGGGGGACGCGGCGCCTTGCATCAGGCCGCGGTCGAGGCCGAGGTTCCGGCAGCTGCAGCCTGA
- a CDS encoding division plane positioning ATPase MipZ → MAQPQVIVIGNEKGGAGKSTLAIHIVTGLLHAGKRVAIIDLDLRQRSMERFFSNRAAWTAANGHDLPLPIVPDMGDGKALAKADEAEQLARFDAAYAEAQSQADIILIDTPGGDTALSRAAHGRADQIVTPMNDSFVDFDLLGEVDPVTLELKKPSIYSESVWEARKHRAITEGRQVTIDWIVVTNRLAVAEARNRRRLEERMKKLAKRVGFRVGPGLRDRVIYRELFPFGLTVADLSNDIRPVSVSLAHVAARQEMRNLMQAMGLDDAAGGSMAPLDAAAA, encoded by the coding sequence ATGGCGCAGCCTCAGGTCATCGTCATCGGCAATGAAAAGGGCGGGGCCGGCAAGTCCACCCTGGCCATTCACATCGTCACGGGCCTGCTGCACGCGGGCAAGAGGGTCGCGATCATCGATCTGGACCTGCGCCAGCGGTCGATGGAGCGCTTCTTCTCGAACCGCGCGGCCTGGACGGCGGCGAACGGTCATGACCTGCCGCTGCCGATCGTGCCGGACATGGGCGACGGCAAGGCCTTGGCCAAGGCTGATGAAGCGGAGCAACTGGCGCGTTTCGACGCCGCCTACGCCGAGGCGCAAAGCCAGGCTGACATCATCCTGATCGACACGCCGGGCGGCGACACGGCCCTGTCGCGCGCCGCGCATGGCCGCGCCGATCAGATCGTCACCCCGATGAACGACAGCTTCGTCGACTTCGACCTGCTGGGCGAGGTCGATCCGGTGACGCTGGAGCTGAAGAAGCCCTCCATCTATTCCGAGAGCGTCTGGGAGGCGCGCAAGCACCGCGCCATCACCGAGGGGCGTCAGGTGACGATCGACTGGATCGTGGTCACCAACCGTCTGGCCGTGGCCGAGGCCCGCAACCGTCGTCGCCTGGAAGAGCGGATGAAGAAGCTGGCCAAACGCGTCGGTTTCCGCGTCGGGCCGGGGCTGCGCGACCGGGTCATCTATCGCGAGCTCTTCCCGTTCGGCCTGACGGTAGCCGACCTGTCGAACGACATCCGCCCGGTGTCGGTGTCGCTGGCCCACGTCGCGGCGCGTCAGGAAATGCGTAATCTGATGCAGGCCATGGGTCTGGACGACGCGGCGGGCGGCTCAATGGCTCCGCTGGACGCGGCGGCGGCCTGA
- a CDS encoding chorismate mutase translates to MSQSNIQQVWPAETVELSPEQKALAALRAEIDSLDDQILNLFERRLAVAAQVGKAKDAPTGPHTKLRPDREQAVQARVLKQCEPENREAVEHLWREIVGWGLARQGRLQVHVWAPIDPAKAVDGARLRFGAAADIKLVRDPQAALAHAAEGHGVSVLSINTEDAWWMGLRREWSMLSVFDGYGGETPTSLAVGKIDPPALPTGRRVVVTVGGDAGDGSGARRWGLNTNHGWTLALTDADVAPGDVEGCVGAIG, encoded by the coding sequence ATGTCGCAATCCAACATCCAGCAAGTCTGGCCCGCTGAAACCGTCGAGCTGAGCCCCGAGCAGAAGGCGCTGGCCGCCCTGCGCGCCGAGATCGACAGCCTGGATGATCAGATCCTGAACCTGTTCGAGCGCCGTCTCGCCGTCGCCGCCCAGGTCGGCAAGGCCAAGGACGCGCCGACTGGCCCCCACACCAAGCTGCGTCCCGACCGCGAACAGGCCGTTCAGGCCCGCGTCCTGAAGCAGTGCGAACCTGAAAACCGCGAGGCGGTCGAGCACCTGTGGCGCGAGATCGTCGGCTGGGGTCTGGCCCGTCAGGGCCGGCTGCAGGTCCATGTCTGGGCCCCGATCGATCCGGCCAAGGCCGTGGACGGCGCCCGCTTGCGCTTCGGCGCCGCCGCTGACATCAAGCTGGTCCGCGACCCGCAGGCCGCTCTGGCCCATGCCGCCGAAGGCCATGGCGTCTCGGTGCTGTCGATCAATACCGAGGACGCCTGGTGGATGGGTCTGCGTCGCGAATGGTCGATGCTGAGCGTCTTCGACGGCTACGGCGGTGAAACCCCGACCTCGCTGGCCGTGGGCAAGATCGATCCGCCGGCCCTGCCGACGGGGCGTCGCGTGGTGGTGACGGTCGGGGGCGACGCCGGCGACGGCTCGGGCGCGCGCCGCTGGGGCCTGAACACCAACCACGGCTGGACCCTGGCCCTGACCGACGCCGACGTGGCGCCGGGCGATGTGGAAGGCTGCGTCGGCGCCATCGGCTGA
- a CDS encoding organic hydroperoxide resistance protein, with translation MEVLYRAHATASGGGRDEGRSATDDGKIDVRLSVPTEMGGKGGDGTNPEQLFATGYAACYLGALRLVSGKAGTPVGPDTRVEAGVGFGKNTRGEGFNLDVTLHVTGHGLDQAVIDELIHKAHQVCPYSNATRGNVDVALSAG, from the coding sequence ATGGAAGTCCTCTACCGCGCCCACGCCACGGCATCGGGAGGCGGCCGCGACGAAGGCCGCTCCGCCACCGACGACGGCAAGATCGACGTGCGCCTGTCCGTCCCGACCGAGATGGGCGGCAAAGGCGGCGACGGCACCAATCCCGAACAGCTCTTCGCCACTGGCTACGCCGCCTGCTACCTGGGTGCCCTGAGGCTGGTCTCGGGCAAGGCCGGGACGCCCGTCGGCCCGGACACCAGGGTTGAGGCCGGCGTCGGCTTCGGCAAGAACACCCGCGGCGAAGGCTTCAACCTGGACGTTACTCTGCACGTCACCGGGCACGGCCTGGATCAGGCCGTCATCGACGAACTTATCCACAAGGCGCATCAGGTCTGCCCCTACTCGAACGCCACGCGCGGCAACGTCGACGTGGCGTTGAGCGCCGGCTGA
- a CDS encoding J domain-containing protein, with product MSASFEYKPRFTDIRVKPPKPEEEQAEADVLHLKPGEKPCQWPDCSRPATAKAPKSREQLADFYDFCQAHAGQYNKGWNFYAGMSEGQIRAAQENEAMTGGRPTWEMKAGKNTREAAAFAAKMGTANTEGAGSWRDSFGLFGRRTREAGPAMAEEHRIGKIELAALTDLDLKPGADKAAIKARYHELLKRFHPDTNGGDRGAEAKLQRVIKAWKTLKKAGHA from the coding sequence ATGTCCGCGTCATTTGAATACAAGCCTCGCTTCACCGACATTCGCGTGAAGCCGCCCAAGCCTGAGGAAGAGCAGGCCGAGGCCGACGTCCTGCATCTGAAGCCCGGCGAGAAACCCTGCCAGTGGCCGGACTGCAGCCGCCCCGCGACCGCCAAGGCGCCCAAATCGCGCGAGCAGCTGGCCGACTTCTACGACTTCTGTCAGGCCCATGCGGGCCAGTACAACAAGGGCTGGAATTTCTATGCGGGCATGAGCGAGGGTCAGATCCGCGCCGCCCAGGAAAACGAGGCCATGACCGGCGGTCGCCCGACCTGGGAGATGAAGGCCGGCAAGAACACCCGCGAGGCCGCCGCCTTCGCCGCCAAGATGGGCACGGCCAACACCGAGGGCGCGGGTTCATGGCGCGACAGCTTCGGCCTGTTCGGCCGTCGCACCCGCGAGGCCGGGCCGGCGATGGCCGAGGAACACCGCATCGGTAAGATCGAACTGGCGGCCCTGACTGACCTTGATCTCAAGCCTGGTGCGGACAAGGCGGCCATCAAGGCACGCTATCATGAGCTGCTGAAACGCTTTCACCCTGACACCAACGGCGGCGACCGTGGCGCCGAGGCCAAGCTTCAGCGCGTCATCAAGGCCTGGAAAACCCTGAAGAAGGCCGGGCACGCCTGA
- a CDS encoding prephenate dehydratase domain-containing protein: MTTPTEDEGPGRVAYQGAPGAFSHEACLDLRPWDEAVGYETFQGAIEALLSGDCQSALIPVENSTIGVVEPAASLVREAGLTVVSEAWRPIRLALLGLPEARLSDIRTAESHPVALQQCSKALGEMRIASVEVFDTGGAAAAVAEAGDVTRAAVAPARAAEVYGLSVLRNDLQDFSDNRTRFVLLSAPQG; encoded by the coding sequence GTGACCACGCCGACCGAAGACGAAGGGCCGGGCCGCGTCGCCTATCAGGGCGCGCCCGGCGCCTTCAGCCATGAAGCCTGCCTCGACCTGCGTCCGTGGGACGAGGCGGTGGGCTATGAGACCTTTCAGGGGGCGATCGAGGCCCTGTTGTCGGGCGATTGCCAGTCGGCGCTGATCCCGGTCGAGAATTCGACCATCGGCGTGGTCGAGCCTGCCGCCAGTCTGGTGCGGGAGGCGGGGCTGACGGTGGTCAGCGAAGCCTGGCGTCCGATCCGGCTGGCCCTTCTGGGCCTGCCCGAGGCGCGACTGTCGGACATCCGGACGGCCGAGAGCCACCCGGTGGCCCTGCAGCAGTGCTCGAAAGCCCTGGGCGAAATGCGCATCGCCTCGGTCGAGGTCTTCGACACGGGCGGCGCCGCCGCCGCCGTGGCCGAAGCGGGCGACGTGACCCGCGCCGCCGTGGCGCCGGCTCGTGCAGCCGAGGTTTATGGCCTGTCGGTTCTGCGCAACGATCTGCAGGATTTCAGCGACAACCGGACGCGATTTGTCCTGTTAAGCGCCCCTCAGGGTTGA
- a CDS encoding DnaJ domain-containing protein — MGLIWLGLAAVAVWALARLGRQTERARRGHWRISATILSSALFAGAVLAASRGVWLAAISLAGGGLWLAVQSRVRSAAPRAPVAERLSEAEARAILGVSADATQQDIQAAWRRLMARAHPDQGGTEGLAARVNAARDRLLKE, encoded by the coding sequence ATGGGCCTGATCTGGCTGGGGCTGGCCGCCGTGGCGGTCTGGGCGCTGGCCCGGTTGGGGCGTCAGACCGAACGCGCCCGCCGCGGCCACTGGCGCATCTCCGCGACCATCCTCAGCAGCGCCCTGTTTGCAGGGGCGGTTCTGGCCGCCTCACGCGGAGTCTGGCTGGCTGCGATTAGTCTGGCGGGGGGCGGGCTGTGGTTGGCGGTTCAGTCGCGGGTTCGTAGTGCGGCCCCGCGTGCGCCGGTCGCTGAGCGCCTGTCTGAAGCTGAGGCGCGGGCCATTCTCGGCGTGTCCGCCGACGCTACACAGCAGGACATACAGGCCGCCTGGCGCCGTCTGATGGCGCGAGCCCATCCCGATCAGGGCGGGACGGAGGGGCTGGCGGCGCGGGTCAATGCTGCGCGGGATCGGCTGCTGAAAGAATAG
- a CDS encoding class II 3-deoxy-7-phosphoheptulonate synthase encodes MSKRWTPESWRNKPVVHMPTDYPDMAELARVEDELRAMPPLVFAGEARKLTQHLAQVEAGNAFLLQGGDCAESFKEFSTDNIRDTFRLILQMAVVLTFAGRKPVVKVGRIAGQFAKPRSSPLEEIGGVELPSYRGDIINGMGFTAEERVPDPQRLLKAYNQSASTLNLLRAFAGGGYADLYNIHRWTLGFADNGAGAAYRELADKITEALAFMEAVGVTPETHPDLSRVEVFTSHEALLLNVESALTRLEGSSGEWFDTSAHMLWIGERTRQLDGAHIEFMRGISNPIGVKCGPTMTAEDILPLIDALNPNNIPGRLTLIGRFGHDKVGDRLPALMRAVKAEGKRVIWSIDPMHGNTLKAANGYKTRPFDRVMGEVRTFIDVAEAEGVHPGGVHLEMTGQNVTECLGGAQAVTEDDLSSRYHTHCDPRLNADQALELAFLVAERLKAGRQARAEAA; translated from the coding sequence ATGAGTAAGCGCTGGACCCCTGAATCCTGGAGAAACAAGCCCGTCGTCCATATGCCGACGGACTATCCTGACATGGCCGAACTGGCCCGTGTCGAAGACGAGCTGCGGGCCATGCCGCCCCTGGTGTTTGCCGGCGAGGCCCGCAAACTGACCCAGCATCTCGCACAGGTGGAGGCGGGCAACGCCTTCCTGCTTCAGGGCGGCGACTGCGCCGAGAGCTTCAAGGAGTTCTCGACCGACAACATCCGCGACACCTTCCGCCTGATCCTGCAGATGGCGGTGGTCCTGACCTTCGCCGGCCGCAAGCCGGTGGTGAAGGTCGGCCGCATCGCCGGTCAGTTCGCCAAGCCGCGCTCGTCGCCGCTGGAAGAGATCGGCGGGGTCGAGCTGCCGTCCTATCGCGGCGACATCATCAACGGCATGGGCTTCACCGCTGAAGAGCGCGTGCCCGATCCGCAGCGCCTGCTGAAGGCCTACAACCAGTCGGCCTCGACGCTGAACTTGCTGCGCGCCTTCGCCGGCGGCGGCTATGCCGACCTGTACAATATCCATCGCTGGACCCTGGGCTTCGCCGACAACGGCGCGGGCGCAGCCTACCGGGAGCTGGCCGACAAGATCACCGAGGCCCTGGCCTTCATGGAGGCGGTCGGCGTCACGCCCGAGACGCATCCTGACCTGTCGCGCGTCGAGGTCTTCACCAGCCACGAAGCCCTGCTGCTGAACGTCGAGAGCGCCCTGACGCGGCTGGAAGGCTCATCGGGCGAATGGTTCGACACCTCGGCCCACATGCTGTGGATCGGCGAGCGCACCCGTCAGCTAGACGGCGCGCATATCGAGTTCATGCGCGGCATCTCGAACCCCATCGGCGTGAAGTGCGGGCCCACCATGACGGCGGAGGACATCCTGCCGCTGATCGACGCCCTGAACCCGAACAATATTCCTGGGCGCCTGACCCTGATCGGCCGCTTTGGTCATGACAAGGTCGGTGATCGCCTGCCGGCGCTGATGCGGGCGGTGAAGGCCGAGGGCAAGCGCGTCATCTGGTCGATCGACCCGATGCACGGCAACACCCTCAAGGCGGCCAACGGCTACAAGACCCGGCCGTTCGACCGCGTCATGGGCGAGGTTCGCACCTTCATCGACGTGGCCGAGGCTGAGGGCGTCCACCCCGGCGGCGTCCACCTGGAGATGACCGGCCAGAACGTCACCGAATGCCTGGGCGGCGCCCAGGCGGTGACCGAGGACGATCTGTCGAGCCGCTATCACACCCACTGCGATCCGCGCCTCAATGCCGATCAGGCGCTGGAGCTGGCCTTCCTGGTCGCTGAGCGTCTCAAGGCCGGGCGTCAGGCCCGCGCCGAGGCCGCGTGA
- a CDS encoding SPOR domain-containing protein, which yields MNASVILRLGSVGALAALLSGCGMAEADPHRFEGVAKNIAAIPLSTKPEARREPAGPRNAEEAGLRPLKVELLTPHQLWDARDGLTAKAAAVLPAVPAVFHDPEAPADVQAAQRAEAQPSRPAAVAVAAAPAVLIQLGAYASQASAQAAWERLGQGSQGLNPVFEPVEVNGRRLVRLKVRAGSAQASALCAKAAASDPWCVRAAEAASSTGAA from the coding sequence ATGAACGCTTCCGTCATTCTGCGGCTCGGATCGGTCGGCGCCCTCGCGGCGCTGCTGTCCGGCTGCGGCATGGCGGAGGCCGATCCCCATCGTTTCGAGGGCGTAGCCAAGAACATCGCGGCCATTCCCCTGTCGACGAAGCCTGAAGCCAGACGTGAGCCCGCCGGGCCGCGCAACGCCGAGGAGGCGGGGCTGAGGCCTTTGAAGGTCGAGCTTCTGACGCCGCATCAGCTTTGGGACGCCCGTGACGGGCTGACCGCCAAGGCTGCCGCTGTCCTGCCAGCCGTGCCGGCGGTTTTCCATGATCCCGAGGCCCCGGCGGACGTGCAGGCTGCGCAGCGGGCTGAGGCTCAGCCGTCGCGTCCCGCCGCAGTCGCGGTCGCTGCTGCGCCTGCCGTTCTGATCCAACTTGGAGCCTACGCCAGTCAGGCTTCGGCCCAGGCGGCCTGGGAGCGTTTGGGACAGGGGAGCCAAGGCCTGAACCCGGTGTTTGAGCCGGTCGAGGTCAACGGTCGGCGACTGGTGCGGTTGAAGGTTCGCGCCGGATCGGCTCAGGCTTCGGCGCTTTGCGCCAAGGCGGCGGCGTCCGATCCGTGGTGCGTGCGGGCCGCAGAGGCGGCGTCGTCCACAGGCGCGGCTTAA
- a CDS encoding BolA family protein translates to MSDGPVAALIREKLTVAFAPARIELEDDSWKHAGHHHEGGMDARDGGESHFQLTIVSDLFEGQGRLARQRAVNAVLKDELAGPVHALSIRAQTVEEAEARTA, encoded by the coding sequence ATGTCAGACGGCCCCGTGGCGGCACTTATCCGCGAAAAACTGACCGTGGCCTTCGCCCCGGCGCGGATCGAGCTGGAAGACGACAGCTGGAAGCACGCAGGGCACCATCATGAAGGCGGCATGGACGCCAGGGACGGCGGTGAGAGCCATTTCCAGCTAACCATCGTTTCAGACCTCTTCGAGGGGCAGGGGCGGTTAGCGCGTCAGCGCGCGGTCAACGCCGTCCTGAAAGATGAGCTGGCTGGTCCGGTTCATGCCCTGTCCATCCGCGCCCAGACGGTCGAAGAGGCCGAGGCCCGGACCGCTTGA
- the cobS gene encoding cobaltochelatase subunit CobS: protein MTSPLDASPDPLVTLEPHRKVTVREAFGVDSDMVVPAFDTRDSHVPEIDDSYRFDPQTTLAICAGFAFDRRVMVQGYHGTGKSTHIEQVAARLNWPLVRVNLDSHISRIDLIGKDAIVLKDGKQITEFREGILPWSLQRPVALVFDEYDAGRPDVMFVIQRVLEAQGRLTLLDQNRVIRPNRWFRLFSTTNTIGLGDTSGLYHGTQQINQGQMDRWNIVTTLNYLDHDVEAEIVAAKIPEWNDAEGKRRIAAMVRVADMTRNAFMNGDISTVMSPRTVITWAQNAIIFGGDLALSFRLTFLNKCDELERPTIAEFYQRAFGEDLPEAATRVKVG from the coding sequence ATGACCTCTCCCCTCGACGCCTCGCCCGATCCCCTGGTCACGCTGGAACCGCACCGCAAGGTGACGGTCAGGGAGGCGTTCGGCGTCGATTCCGACATGGTCGTGCCCGCCTTCGACACGCGCGACAGCCATGTGCCCGAGATCGACGACAGCTATCGCTTCGATCCGCAGACGACCCTGGCCATCTGCGCCGGCTTCGCCTTTGACCGTCGCGTCATGGTTCAGGGCTATCACGGCACCGGCAAGTCGACCCACATCGAGCAGGTCGCCGCCCGCCTGAACTGGCCGCTGGTCCGCGTGAACCTGGACAGCCACATCAGCCGCATCGATCTGATCGGCAAGGACGCCATCGTCCTGAAGGACGGCAAGCAGATCACCGAGTTCCGCGAGGGCATCCTGCCCTGGTCGCTGCAACGCCCGGTCGCCCTGGTCTTCGACGAATACGACGCCGGCCGTCCCGACGTCATGTTCGTGATCCAGCGCGTGCTGGAGGCCCAAGGTCGCCTGACCCTGCTGGATCAGAACCGCGTCATCCGCCCGAACCGCTGGTTCCGCCTGTTCTCGACCACCAACACCATCGGTCTGGGCGACACCTCGGGCCTCTATCACGGCACCCAGCAGATCAACCAGGGTCAGATGGACCGCTGGAACATCGTCACGACGCTGAACTACCTCGATCACGACGTCGAAGCCGAAATCGTCGCCGCCAAGATCCCCGAGTGGAACGACGCCGAGGGCAAGCGCCGCATCGCCGCCATGGTCCGCGTCGCCGACATGACCCGCAACGCCTTCATGAACGGCGACATCTCGACCGTCATGTCGCCCCGCACGGTCATCACCTGGGCCCAGAACGCCATCATCTTCGGCGGCGACCTAGCCCTGTCCTTCCGCCTGACCTTCCTGAACAAGTGCGACGAACTGGAACGCCCCACCATCGCCGAGTTCTACCAACGCGCCTTCGGCGAGGACCTGCCGGAAGCCGCAACGCGGGTGAAGGTCGGCTGA
- a CDS encoding FAD-dependent oxidoreductase: protein MSAAPQVLIVGAGPTGLAAALFLSRRGVAVRIVDAAETPTATSRALGVNPRTLDLLEPTGVTARILAEAGTVDRLHIHRHGQTLAVVHLDQIKVGARFPLAILPQAQTEALLTEALAARGVTVDRDVALTALSKDADAVTAVLSSGERVRTPLLFAADGAHSTARKALSLGFPGDAWAEPWQLIDVELDGPPSDEAWIDFRDDAVFVCLPYSGTRFRLIGFGPPLLNHLPDGWRAGAVLWRSDFHISHRMASAMSLGRIALGGDAAHIHSPIGARGMNLGIEDAFVFADCAADFLSGQSDRIEDYDRLRRPGDKAVVRRVRALTSFVRNTGAGADLARRTAIPVVARLPFLIERVARIGLGLDHPVVLR, encoded by the coding sequence ATGAGCGCCGCGCCCCAGGTGCTGATCGTCGGCGCCGGTCCCACGGGCCTGGCGGCGGCCCTGTTCCTGTCCCGGCGCGGCGTGGCCGTTCGCATCGTCGACGCGGCCGAGACGCCGACCGCCACCTCCAGGGCGCTCGGCGTCAATCCGCGCACCCTCGACCTGCTGGAACCGACCGGCGTCACCGCCCGCATCCTGGCCGAGGCCGGAACCGTCGATCGTCTTCACATCCACCGGCACGGCCAGACCCTGGCCGTCGTCCATCTGGATCAGATCAAGGTCGGCGCCCGCTTCCCACTCGCTATCCTGCCCCAGGCCCAGACCGAGGCCCTGCTGACCGAGGCCCTGGCCGCGCGCGGCGTCACCGTTGATCGCGACGTGGCCCTGACCGCCCTGTCTAAGGACGCCGACGCCGTCACCGCCGTCCTGTCGTCAGGCGAGCGCGTGCGGACGCCCCTGCTGTTCGCCGCCGACGGGGCCCATTCCACAGCCAGAAAGGCCTTGAGCCTCGGCTTCCCCGGCGACGCCTGGGCCGAGCCCTGGCAGTTGATCGATGTCGAACTGGACGGCCCGCCGTCGGACGAGGCCTGGATCGACTTTCGCGACGACGCCGTCTTCGTCTGCCTGCCCTACTCCGGCACGCGGTTTCGCCTGATCGGCTTCGGCCCGCCGCTGTTGAACCATCTGCCAGACGGCTGGCGCGCGGGCGCCGTCCTCTGGCGCTCAGACTTCCACATCTCGCACCGCATGGCCTCGGCCATGAGCTTGGGCCGTATCGCCCTGGGCGGAGACGCCGCCCATATCCACTCGCCCATCGGCGCACGCGGCATGAACCTGGGCATCGAGGACGCCTTTGTCTTCGCCGACTGCGCCGCCGACTTCCTCAGCGGACAGTCCGACCGAATCGAGGACTACGACCGCCTGCGTCGTCCGGGGGACAAGGCCGTGGTGCGCCGCGTCCGCGCCCTGACCAGTTTCGTCCGCAACACAGGCGCCGGGGCCGATCTGGCCCGTCGCACAGCCATTCCCGTCGTCGCCCGCCTGCCCTTCCTCATTGAACGGGTCGCCCGCATCGGTCTGGGTCTCGACCACCCGGTCGTGCTGCGCTAA